A stretch of the Arachis stenosperma cultivar V10309 chromosome 6, arast.V10309.gnm1.PFL2, whole genome shotgun sequence genome encodes the following:
- the LOC130932993 gene encoding organelle RRM domain-containing protein 2, mitochondrial-like: protein MMAFFSGAQRFLWQSSSVVASHFTSTRFTSTLTSPKLFISGLSRLTTDEKLTEAFSPFGQLLEAKVIMDRASGRSKGYGFVTYATVEDAEKARAGMNAKFIDGWVIFVDPAKPREPRPPQQPQSQPSGAGFTVNKTIGWCG from the exons ATGATGGCGTTCTTCAGTGGAGCTCAGCGATTTCTTTGGCAGTCTTCTTCAGTTGTGGCCTCCCACTTCACCTCTACTCGTTTCACTTCGACTCTTACTTCCCCAAAACTCTTCATCAGCG GTCTTTCAAGACTGACAACAGATGAAAAACTTACTGAAGCGTTTTCTCCTTTCGGGCAGCTGCTTGAAG CAAAGGTTATAATGGATAGAGCCTCTGGACGGTCAAAGGGATACGGATTTGTAACTTATGCGACCGTAGAAGATGCTGAAAAGGCGAGAGCCGGAATGAATGCTAAATTTATTGATGGATGGGTTATATTTGTTGATCCTGCCAAACCAAGAGAGCCCAGACCTCCTCAGCAGCCACAGTCTCAGCCCTCTGGAGCTGGTTTCACGGTTAACAAGACAATTGGATGGTGTGGTTGA